The genomic stretch CAACAATATCTCTGATAAGCGTTATTTCACTAGTGCACATGCAGCTCACTACGCATTTGAAGGCAATGGTCGTAATGCTGTCTTAGCGATTAACTTTAAATACTAAGTTTAAATTCCATAATTTATTTATGGAATTAATTGAAGTTCATATAAAATAGCCTCGTCATGAGGCTATTTTTACAAATGAAGTATCTATTAAAAAGGTGTTTGCCGTGATTCATCATATCCCCAATGTTTTAAGCAAAGAGCAAGTTGCCGAGTTTCGTAAGCTCATGGAAGACGCCAATTGGGTAGGTGGGAAAGTGACTGCCGGCACCTTGTCTGCTTCTGTTAAAAGAAATCAGCAACTTTCAGAACAAGATCCGCTTACCCACCATTTAAGTGAGATTGTCATCAAAGCAATTTGGCAAAATCCTGTGTTTCAGGCCGCAGCCTTACCTCATAAAATTATTCCACCGCTTTTTAATCGTTATGATGAACATGAAAGCTTTGGTTTCCATGTAGATAACTCAATTCGTCTTATTCGTGGAACTTCTGAACAGCTACGCACCGATTTATCATGTACCTTATTTTTAAGTGAACCTGATGAATATGAAGGTGGTGACCTCGTTATTGAAGACACTTATGGTTATCACGAAGTCAAATTGCCCGCAGGTGATGTGGTACTCTACCCTTCTACCAGCCTACATGAAGTCAGCAGTATTACCTCTGGTACTCGTTTTGCTTCTTTTTTCTGGGTACAAAGTCTGGTTCGAGACGATAGTAAACGCCATCTCTTATTTAATCTTGATGAGAGCATTCGAGAACTACGCAAATCACACGGTGATAACTACCCAGAAGTCATGAAGCTCACCAACATTTATCATAATTTAATTCGTATGTGGTCAGAACTGTAACACTATTTATTTTTGCCTTTTTAATTCTTAACAAACTTTTTTCCTTAAAAAGGCAAGAATATGAAAATAATTTTCCATAAAAAATAAAACAGCGCAAAATTAGAAAATTATTTTCTAAATTATTTAACTAAAATTATGATAAGAATTTTGCACAAGGTGTAATCATTGTTTAGATGTGATATATCTAAATATCAAGATTACCCCCGCAAACCATCAAACTTATTATTTCACGGTCTAGAGATGAAAACGAATTACTTGTTTGCCCAGCCTACTCAAGCAAGACATCATCTGCAACTCCTGA from Acinetobacter pittii encodes the following:
- the piuC gene encoding Fe2+-dependent dioxygenase, which produces MIHHIPNVLSKEQVAEFRKLMEDANWVGGKVTAGTLSASVKRNQQLSEQDPLTHHLSEIVIKAIWQNPVFQAAALPHKIIPPLFNRYDEHESFGFHVDNSIRLIRGTSEQLRTDLSCTLFLSEPDEYEGGDLVIEDTYGYHEVKLPAGDVVLYPSTSLHEVSSITSGTRFASFFWVQSLVRDDSKRHLLFNLDESIRELRKSHGDNYPEVMKLTNIYHNLIRMWSEL